The proteins below come from a single Streptomyces sp. SCSIO 75703 genomic window:
- a CDS encoding NAD(P)-dependent alcohol dehydrogenase, with amino-acid sequence MKALQYRTVGAPPEVVTVPDPEPGPGQVLVRVTAAGACHSDIAVMGRPAEGFPYELPLTLGHEGVGTVAALGAGAGGVAKGEAVAVYGPWGCGTCAKCAQGKENYCLRADELGIRPPGLGRPGAMAEYLLVDDARHLVPLDGLDPVAAAPLTDAGLTPYHAVKHSLPKLVPGSTAVVIGAGGLGHVAVQLLRALSPARVVALDVSEEKLRLAREVGAHEALSSDARAADAVVELTGGRGAEAVLDFVGAEPTVRIAGAVAAVEADVTLVGIGGAGLPVGFGMLPFEVSVSAPYWGSREELIEVLALARSGAVSVHTETYALDDAPLAYERLREGKVGGRAVVLPGG; translated from the coding sequence ATGAAGGCACTGCAGTACCGCACCGTCGGAGCGCCGCCCGAGGTGGTGACCGTGCCCGATCCGGAGCCCGGCCCCGGCCAGGTGCTGGTGAGGGTCACCGCGGCCGGCGCCTGCCACTCCGACATCGCGGTGATGGGCCGGCCCGCGGAGGGCTTCCCGTACGAGCTGCCCCTCACCCTCGGTCACGAGGGGGTCGGCACCGTGGCGGCGCTGGGCGCCGGGGCGGGCGGCGTCGCGAAGGGCGAGGCGGTCGCCGTCTACGGCCCGTGGGGCTGCGGCACCTGCGCGAAGTGCGCCCAGGGCAAGGAGAACTACTGCCTGCGCGCCGACGAGCTGGGCATCCGCCCGCCGGGACTGGGGCGGCCGGGGGCGATGGCCGAGTACCTGCTCGTCGACGACGCCCGGCACCTGGTCCCCCTGGACGGCCTCGACCCGGTCGCCGCGGCGCCGCTGACGGACGCGGGGCTGACCCCGTACCACGCGGTCAAGCACTCGCTGCCCAAGCTGGTGCCGGGGTCGACGGCGGTGGTCATCGGCGCCGGCGGACTCGGTCACGTCGCCGTCCAGTTGCTGCGGGCCCTCAGCCCGGCGCGGGTCGTCGCCCTCGACGTCAGCGAGGAGAAGCTGCGGCTGGCCCGGGAGGTGGGCGCGCACGAGGCACTGTCGTCCGACGCCCGGGCCGCGGACGCGGTGGTGGAGCTGACCGGCGGCCGGGGCGCCGAGGCCGTCCTCGACTTCGTGGGCGCCGAACCGACCGTGCGGATCGCGGGCGCCGTCGCCGCCGTGGAGGCCGACGTCACCCTGGTCGGCATCGGCGGGGCCGGACTGCCGGTCGGCTTCGGGATGCTGCCCTTCGAGGTGTCGGTCAGCGCGCCGTACTGGGGCAGCCGGGAGGAGCTGATCGAGGTGCTGGCGCTGGCCCGCTCGGGCGCGGTGTCGGTGCACACCGAGACGTACGCGCTGGACGACGCCCCGCTCGCCTACGAGCGGCTGCGCGAGGGCAAGGTCGGCGGGCGCGCGGTGGTCCTGCCCGGCGGCTGA
- a CDS encoding S1 family peptidase, which yields MRRSRFRYAGLATLLVLGGWTAAGAAPAAATGSPTASAEAPASAGMMEAMQRDFGLTRAQAEDRLAAERAATDVESAAREAAGEAFGGSWFDAGRGRLTVAVTSDAGRSTVAAVRSTGAEVRTVEHSARALDAAKAGIDRLAAPAGVGGWHVDPAANTVVVDVVESERSDNDVRAFLDRARENGPVDVRTVPDAPRTYAAGTVGGDPYYTGNVRCSIGFSVHGGFVTAGHCGRAGAGVSGWDGSYIGTFQGSSFPDNDYAWVSVGSGWWTVPVVLGWGQVSDQLVRGSSEAPVGASICRSGSTTHWHCGTVLAKNETVNYSEGAVHQMTKTSVCAEGGDSGGSFISGDQAQGVTSGGWGNCSGGGETWFQPVNEILNRYGLTLHTA from the coding sequence TTGAGACGCAGCAGATTCAGGTACGCCGGACTGGCCACGCTCCTCGTGCTCGGCGGCTGGACCGCGGCGGGCGCCGCCCCGGCCGCGGCGACCGGCTCCCCCACCGCGTCCGCCGAGGCCCCCGCCTCCGCCGGGATGATGGAGGCCATGCAGCGGGACTTCGGGCTCACCCGGGCCCAGGCCGAGGACCGGCTCGCCGCCGAACGCGCGGCCACCGACGTGGAGTCCGCCGCCCGCGAGGCCGCCGGCGAGGCCTTCGGCGGCTCCTGGTTCGACGCCGGCCGGGGCCGCCTGACCGTCGCCGTGACGTCCGACGCCGGCCGGTCCACCGTGGCGGCGGTCCGTTCGACCGGCGCCGAGGTGCGCACCGTCGAGCACAGCGCCCGCGCCCTGGACGCCGCCAAGGCCGGCATCGACCGGCTGGCGGCACCGGCCGGCGTCGGCGGCTGGCACGTCGACCCGGCCGCCAACACCGTCGTCGTCGACGTGGTGGAGTCCGAGCGCTCCGACAACGATGTCCGCGCCTTCCTCGACCGGGCCCGCGAGAACGGCCCCGTCGACGTGCGCACCGTGCCGGACGCGCCGCGGACCTACGCGGCGGGCACGGTCGGCGGCGACCCGTACTACACCGGCAACGTCCGCTGCTCCATCGGCTTCTCGGTCCACGGCGGCTTCGTCACCGCCGGGCACTGCGGCCGGGCCGGGGCCGGGGTGAGCGGCTGGGACGGCTCGTACATCGGCACGTTCCAGGGCTCGTCCTTCCCCGACAACGACTACGCCTGGGTCAGCGTGGGCAGCGGCTGGTGGACCGTGCCGGTCGTGCTCGGCTGGGGCCAGGTCTCCGACCAGCTCGTGCGCGGCTCCTCCGAGGCCCCCGTGGGCGCCTCGATATGCCGGTCCGGCTCGACCACCCACTGGCACTGCGGCACGGTGCTCGCCAAGAACGAGACGGTCAACTACAGCGAGGGCGCCGTCCACCAGATGACGAAGACGAGCGTCTGCGCGGAGGGCGGCGACTCGGGCGGCTCGTTCATCAGCGGCGACCAGGCGCAGGGCGTCACCTCGGGCGGCTGGGGCAACTGCTCCGGCGGCGGGGAGACGTGGTTCCAGCCGGTCAACGAGATCCTCAACCGCTACGGGCTGACGCTGCACACGGCCTGA
- a CDS encoding DoxX family protein encodes MSLLRVAGRPMLASMFIAGGLRSLRKPGEVAPAAEPVVRPVADRVSLLPDRTEHLVRINGAVQVVGGVMLGLGRYPRLAALAVASTLVPTTLAGHRFWEAEEPADRARQRVHFLKNLSMLGGLLIAADDTGGAPSLLWRSRHAARDLRRDARLVRRTARATARPAALAGAVRARLGGTGG; translated from the coding sequence ATGAGTCTTCTGCGCGTGGCCGGCCGGCCGATGCTCGCCTCGATGTTCATCGCCGGGGGCCTGCGGTCCCTGCGCAAACCGGGCGAGGTGGCGCCGGCGGCCGAGCCGGTCGTGCGGCCGGTGGCCGACCGCGTGTCCCTGCTGCCGGACCGCACCGAGCACCTGGTGCGGATCAACGGGGCCGTGCAGGTCGTCGGCGGCGTCATGCTCGGGCTGGGCCGGTACCCGCGGCTGGCCGCGCTCGCGGTGGCCTCGACGCTGGTGCCGACCACGCTGGCCGGGCACCGCTTCTGGGAGGCGGAGGAGCCCGCCGACCGCGCCCGGCAGCGCGTCCACTTCCTCAAGAACCTCTCCATGCTGGGCGGGCTGCTGATCGCGGCCGACGACACCGGCGGCGCTCCCTCGCTGCTGTGGCGGAGCCGGCACGCGGCGAGGGACCTGCGCCGCGACGCCCGCCTCGTGCGCCGCACGGCACGGGCCACGGCCCGCCCGGCGGCGCTGGCGGGCGCGGTGCGGGCCAGGCTGGGCGGGACCGGCGGCTGA
- a CDS encoding SRPBCC family protein has product MTEYERSRTMPSQPEQVYDQAANVGQLGTWLPGGLHVRAGEPPAVTVHDDDAGRDTAALLRSRPEQMRLEWGTRDQGGYAGWLQVAGLDSGASEVTVHLSFFDEGHDPGSRAVAAALDDSLRRLEEQVRLRTGHAAG; this is encoded by the coding sequence ATGACCGAGTACGAGCGTTCCCGCACCATGCCGTCCCAGCCCGAGCAGGTCTACGACCAGGCCGCCAACGTCGGCCAACTCGGCACCTGGCTGCCGGGCGGACTGCACGTGCGCGCCGGGGAGCCGCCCGCCGTCACCGTGCACGACGACGACGCCGGCCGGGACACCGCCGCGCTGCTGCGCTCCCGGCCCGAGCAGATGCGGCTCGAATGGGGCACCCGCGACCAGGGCGGCTACGCGGGCTGGCTCCAGGTCGCCGGACTGGACAGCGGGGCCAGCGAGGTGACCGTGCACCTGTCCTTCTTCGACGAGGGCCACGACCCGGGCAGCCGCGCGGTCGCCGCCGCCCTCGACGACAGCCTGCGGCGGCTGGAGGAGCAGGTGCGGCTGCGCACCGGCCACGCCGCCGGCTGA
- a CDS encoding SLC13 family permease, translating to MALLLGVLAFAVLRPRGLPEATAAVPAAALVVLLGVVTPREAWEQTRTLLPVVGFLALVLMLAHLCAREGLFEAAGAVVARRCGGSPRHLLGGVFVVACAVTAVLSLDATAVLLTPVVLATAARAGAVARPHVYATAHLANSASLLLPVSNLTNLLAFTASGLSFTRFAALMALPWLVAIAVEYAVFRRFFRADLDTPVSGPAAASGVGPPPGVARFPLVVLALTLAGFAVVSAAGLSPAWAALAGVLVLGGRALSRRHVTPRELVGAAAPLFCLFVLALGVVVRGVMGGGLGTLLRYLLPDGESVPALLGIAVVAAVLANVINNLPAVLALLPLAAPAGAGPVLAVLIGVNLGPNLTYVGSLATLLWRRILHRHGVEAELGRFTRLGLLTVPATLVASTLALWASLRLFGST from the coding sequence GTGGCGCTGCTGCTGGGGGTGCTGGCCTTCGCCGTGCTGCGCCCGCGCGGTCTGCCGGAGGCCACGGCCGCCGTGCCCGCCGCCGCGTTGGTGGTGCTGCTCGGCGTGGTCACGCCTCGGGAGGCGTGGGAGCAGACGCGGACGCTGCTGCCGGTCGTCGGCTTCCTCGCGCTGGTGCTGATGCTGGCGCACCTGTGCGCGCGGGAGGGGCTCTTCGAGGCGGCCGGCGCCGTGGTGGCCCGCCGGTGCGGCGGCAGCCCGCGGCATCTGCTCGGCGGGGTGTTCGTGGTGGCCTGCGCGGTGACGGCGGTGCTCAGTCTGGACGCCACCGCCGTCCTGCTGACCCCGGTGGTGCTCGCCACCGCGGCCCGCGCCGGCGCCGTGGCCCGGCCGCACGTGTACGCCACCGCCCACCTGGCGAACTCGGCCTCCCTGCTGCTGCCGGTCTCCAACCTGACGAACCTGCTGGCGTTCACGGCCAGCGGCCTGAGCTTCACCCGGTTCGCGGCGCTGATGGCGCTGCCCTGGCTGGTGGCGATCGCCGTCGAGTACGCCGTCTTCCGCCGCTTCTTCCGCGCCGACCTGGACACGCCGGTCTCCGGGCCGGCCGCGGCGTCCGGCGTGGGACCGCCGCCCGGCGTGGCGCGGTTCCCGCTGGTGGTGCTCGCGCTGACGCTGGCCGGGTTCGCGGTGGTCTCGGCGGCCGGGCTGTCGCCCGCCTGGGCGGCGCTGGCGGGGGTGCTGGTGCTCGGCGGGCGGGCGCTGTCCCGGCGCCATGTCACGCCCCGGGAACTGGTGGGGGCCGCGGCGCCGCTGTTCTGCCTGTTCGTGCTCGCGCTCGGCGTCGTGGTGCGGGGCGTGATGGGCGGCGGGCTGGGCACGCTGCTGCGGTACCTGCTGCCGGACGGGGAGTCGGTGCCGGCCCTGCTCGGGATCGCGGTGGTCGCCGCGGTGCTGGCCAACGTCATCAACAACCTGCCCGCCGTGCTGGCGCTGCTCCCCCTGGCCGCGCCCGCCGGGGCGGGCCCCGTCCTCGCGGTGCTGATCGGCGTGAACCTGGGCCCCAACCTGACCTACGTCGGCTCGCTGGCGACCCTGCTGTGGCGGCGCATCCTGCACCGGCACGGCGTCGAGGCGGAGCTGGGCCGCTTCACCCGGCTCGGCCTGCTGACCGTACCGGCCACGCTCGTGGCCTCCACCCTCGCCCTGTGGGCGTCCCTGCGGCTGTTCGGCAGCACCTGA
- a CDS encoding fructosamine kinase family protein, with protein sequence MTPPASPSAAAARFTGRAVTGERRLSDALAEVALDDGRTVMAKRGDGPGAVRAEAAGLRWLAGAGAVPVPAVHGEDGWWLVTGRVAQGPPDARAAARFGRELAVLHAAGAPAFGAAPPGGPEDARIGLAPMRNVPGNDWPGWYAEHRVLPYLRAAVDAGAVDAAGAADVERVCARLPELAGPAEPPARLHGDLWNGNVLWGADGRVWLIDPAAHGGHRETDLAMLRLFGCPHLDRITDAYAEAAPLADGWRGRVGVHQLFPLLVHTVLFGGGYAGQAVAAARSALAAG encoded by the coding sequence ATGACGCCCCCCGCCTCTCCCTCGGCCGCCGCGGCCCGCTTCACCGGCCGCGCGGTGACCGGTGAACGCCGCCTGTCGGACGCGCTCGCCGAGGTCGCCCTCGACGACGGGCGCACGGTGATGGCCAAACGCGGGGACGGCCCCGGCGCGGTGCGGGCCGAGGCGGCGGGCCTGCGCTGGCTGGCCGGCGCCGGGGCGGTCCCCGTGCCGGCGGTGCACGGCGAGGACGGGTGGTGGCTGGTGACCGGCCGGGTCGCACAGGGGCCGCCGGACGCGCGGGCGGCGGCGCGGTTCGGGCGGGAGCTGGCTGTCCTGCACGCCGCCGGGGCACCGGCGTTCGGCGCCGCGCCGCCCGGCGGCCCCGAGGACGCCCGGATCGGGCTCGCGCCGATGCGCAACGTGCCGGGGAACGACTGGCCCGGCTGGTACGCCGAGCACCGGGTGCTGCCGTACCTGCGCGCGGCGGTCGACGCGGGCGCCGTGGACGCCGCCGGAGCGGCCGACGTCGAGCGGGTCTGCGCGCGCCTGCCGGAGCTGGCCGGGCCCGCGGAACCGCCGGCCCGGCTCCACGGGGACCTGTGGAACGGCAACGTGCTGTGGGGCGCCGACGGGCGGGTGTGGCTGATCGACCCGGCGGCGCACGGCGGGCACCGGGAGACGGACCTGGCGATGCTGCGCCTGTTCGGCTGCCCGCACCTGGACCGGATCACGGACGCCTACGCGGAGGCGGCGCCGCTCGCCGACGGCTGGCGCGGCCGGGTCGGCGTGCACCAGCTCTTCCCGCTGCTGGTGCACACCGTGCTCTTCGGCGGAGGGTACGCCGGGCAGGCCGTCGCGGCGGCCCGGTCCGCCCTCGCCGCCGGGTGA
- a CDS encoding catalase: protein MTDVSSRGPAPGDDREVLTNRQGHPVYDNQNQRTVGARGPATLENYQFLEKISHFDRERIPERVVHARGVTAYGYFEAYGAWGDEPVARYTRARLFQERGKRTDVAVRFSTVIGGRDSAETARDPRGFAVKFYTEDGNWDLVGNNLGVFFIRDAIKFPDVIHALKPDPVTFEQQPRRIFDFMSQTPESMHMLVNLFSPRGIPADYRHMQGFGVNTYKWVDAEGKTVLVKYHWMPKQGVHSMTEEDAANVQAQSLGHATKDLYEAVARGEYPEWELLVQMMEDGEHPELDFDPLDDTKTWPEQDFPPKPVGRMVLNRMPENYFAENEQISFGTGVLVDGLDFSDDKMLVGRTFSYSDTQRHRVGPNYLQLPVNQAKHAQVRTNQRDGQMTYHVDGAQGNPSVNYEPSITGGLREAQYPTHDEQGPEIRGRLTRKRIPRANDYQQAGQRYLLMEQWERDDLVANFTDLLSQCDRPVQERMVWHFLLVENDLGLRVGEGLGISPEDVAGLEPLAGQDLTDEDRERLARLGKNPPRDVEGLTMTHCVPDKRHVVTR, encoded by the coding sequence ATGACGGACGTATCGAGCCGGGGCCCCGCCCCGGGCGACGACCGTGAGGTGCTCACCAACCGGCAGGGGCACCCCGTCTACGACAACCAGAACCAGCGCACGGTCGGCGCCCGCGGCCCCGCCACGCTGGAGAACTACCAGTTCCTGGAGAAGATCAGCCACTTCGACCGGGAGCGCATCCCCGAGCGCGTCGTGCACGCCCGCGGTGTCACCGCCTACGGCTACTTCGAGGCGTACGGCGCCTGGGGAGACGAGCCGGTCGCACGGTACACCCGGGCCCGGCTGTTCCAGGAACGGGGCAAGCGCACCGACGTCGCCGTCCGCTTCTCCACCGTCATCGGCGGCAGGGACTCCGCCGAGACCGCCCGCGACCCGCGGGGCTTCGCCGTCAAGTTCTACACCGAGGACGGCAACTGGGACCTCGTCGGCAACAACCTCGGCGTCTTCTTCATCCGGGACGCGATCAAGTTCCCGGACGTCATCCACGCCCTCAAGCCGGACCCGGTCACCTTCGAGCAGCAGCCCCGGCGCATCTTCGACTTCATGTCGCAGACCCCCGAGTCGATGCACATGCTCGTCAACCTCTTCAGCCCGCGCGGCATCCCCGCCGACTACCGGCACATGCAGGGCTTCGGCGTCAACACCTACAAATGGGTCGACGCCGAGGGCAAGACCGTCCTGGTCAAGTACCACTGGATGCCCAAGCAGGGCGTGCACAGCATGACCGAGGAGGACGCGGCCAACGTCCAGGCCCAGTCCCTCGGCCACGCCACCAAGGACCTCTACGAGGCCGTCGCGCGCGGCGAGTACCCGGAGTGGGAACTGCTCGTCCAGATGATGGAGGACGGCGAGCACCCCGAACTGGACTTCGACCCGCTGGACGACACCAAGACCTGGCCGGAGCAGGACTTCCCGCCGAAGCCGGTCGGCCGCATGGTGCTGAACCGGATGCCGGAGAACTACTTCGCGGAGAACGAGCAGATCTCCTTCGGCACCGGCGTCCTCGTCGACGGACTGGACTTCTCCGACGACAAGATGCTCGTCGGCCGGACCTTCTCCTACAGCGACACCCAGCGCCACCGGGTCGGCCCCAACTACCTCCAGCTCCCCGTCAACCAGGCCAAACACGCGCAGGTCCGCACCAACCAGCGCGACGGCCAGATGACCTACCACGTGGACGGCGCCCAGGGGAACCCGAGCGTCAACTACGAGCCGTCGATCACCGGCGGCCTGCGCGAGGCGCAGTACCCGACCCACGACGAGCAGGGCCCCGAGATCCGCGGCCGGCTCACCCGCAAGCGCATCCCGCGCGCCAACGACTACCAGCAGGCCGGACAGCGCTACCTCCTGATGGAGCAGTGGGAGCGCGACGACCTCGTCGCCAACTTCACCGACCTGCTCTCCCAGTGCGACCGGCCCGTCCAGGAGCGCATGGTGTGGCACTTCCTGCTCGTCGAGAACGACCTCGGCCTGCGGGTCGGCGAGGGCCTCGGCATCTCGCCCGAGGACGTGGCGGGTCTGGAGCCGCTGGCCGGACAGGACCTCACCGACGAGGACCGCGAGCGGCTTGCCAGGCTCGGCAAGAACCCGCCGCGCGACGTCGAGGGCCTGACGATGACGCACTGCGTCCCCGACAAGCGGCACGTCGTCACCCGCTGA
- a CDS encoding GNAT family N-acetyltransferase, whose translation MTETAAIRPYRPADAAALDDICVRTGHNGRDSRAVYADPAILPAIFAAPYVHLDPGLAFVLDDGTGKAVGYILGTADTARFAADFRTAWLPRVADRYPAPEGPPGTPDEVMATLLHDPERMVFPEAAAYPAHLHIDLLPEWQGRGHGGRLMRAFRRALRERGVPAVHLVMATANTGARAFYDRMGFHEIDVPGLAAAGSTCLGRGTEEEPAGR comes from the coding sequence GTGACCGAAACCGCCGCCATACGCCCCTACCGTCCGGCCGACGCCGCCGCCCTCGACGACATCTGCGTCCGCACCGGGCACAACGGCCGGGACAGCCGGGCCGTGTACGCCGACCCCGCCATCCTGCCCGCGATCTTCGCCGCGCCCTACGTCCACCTCGACCCCGGCCTCGCCTTCGTCCTCGACGACGGCACCGGGAAGGCGGTCGGCTACATCCTCGGCACGGCGGACACCGCCCGGTTCGCCGCGGACTTCCGCACGGCGTGGCTGCCCCGGGTCGCCGACCGGTACCCGGCGCCGGAGGGCCCGCCCGGCACCCCGGACGAGGTCATGGCGACCCTGCTGCACGACCCGGAGCGCATGGTCTTCCCCGAGGCGGCGGCGTACCCGGCCCACCTCCACATCGACCTGCTGCCCGAGTGGCAGGGCCGGGGCCACGGGGGGCGGCTCATGCGCGCCTTCCGGCGGGCGCTGCGCGAGCGCGGCGTGCCGGCCGTGCACCTCGTGATGGCGACGGCCAACACCGGGGCCCGGGCCTTCTACGACCGCATGGGATTCCACGAGATCGACGTGCCCGGCCTCGCCGCCGCCGGCAGCACCTGCCTCGGCCGCGGCACGGAGGAGGAGCCCGCCGGCCGCTGA